In one window of Pieris brassicae chromosome 10, ilPieBrab1.1, whole genome shotgun sequence DNA:
- the LOC123715772 gene encoding uncharacterized protein LOC123715772 isoform X12 has protein sequence MDKESGEGGDAAAKQPPDGQFDPSALFGAYWGRDGASNAAAAQAQAQAQAALFGFGSRYPPPTTLGVAANQAASLGLHPAASAAWWSMASHLAAQDYLARLQATGLNLSPLNDPYAALSALSGSGLKQNKPPKQPSRNERSGRTSTSSSMSSKDKTPATSTNSQHNMNDWASTYGFPKTSSPSTMASQSLSSLASLNNLAQQPLQSKSSSKQPQPPPNRKSSTKEKDRDLSVLRSELMLAQAAAQGAYHAAVAAAAKGKNMPLPYPFGMPGSEKDRRSGIDSLTGLPHNLLSDPASVLGGVRLPPDTEIIKYTSSLTGPKVPAGSTNRGRKKTISLDPPHVSLHPSSDRSTPLPNKRQKVDEYGNSRSSVEVIRLPNKPDRSSNSLSATPPPNLSDYAGISRELLQTIASQSGVSLAALERQLAGANPTDSGLNLSVKSGTEDTPMDLGAKSTEDDAPLNLSLKPTPPNSQASDALSRLTSLSSSLSASNERISRRKPGAKPRRVAPEPNECPRPRSSGSEDSESVPPWPTREGRPRNLGRGVSKPKKNTVASLLAQSRALGLRPALAQQLLGETDLEKLRALVGEGASTDSECQQSDSNPSDSDASDSGRKLDALLRLPLALGWKRVTVIKGLSRNCNIKGDVSYSPPEPHTALHIKSTQELQNYLDANPCPALSLDNFSFSSRTVLGEYVQTSADTDPIIFTETDISKRLEEARALAALAGPRSTPPPVERRIELARRQQAARDARRDASHRNRDQARLVREYERSEKAELVKREKEVRSQQLVEHINKNRTQLTIEALPMKDEWKVPETILPPKKDRTMPQISLSLIPVSGKDSPIKTLNYEQGIWKEESEEYNALDKMKDFAEKAAFDLPKRPNDKIFDISLVAAAEKARKKEQAQPVGENNLEKLINSYSRISEFINGCDWSKNNDKQDQKSLEQKYLDAKNEFMSQNLMLMPKDQKKDVIDLSGDEDILADINKKLSKGTFNVGKDGALSISVQPFAKDVYSPAKKRKQEDAEKQKNEEQTKRQQEREIKRHQAMLLKEQERERRRQHTTFIRQLDSRRRWEERERRKHQNLLDRLLVKEKKLQQRRKEMELLSELRRPQEDSSLSDQKPLPNLDRIQGLKVSGQAFADLLQVYEFLHNFGQALGIDVEALPTLDTLQQGLIPDYNQEAENELIIVLTRLLVLSIEDPGIPHPGRHTTLLGQAIRLGDIRPENLSEVLRIYLYANATGEVKALTGLTVERERERRVADHHQSDAEMQQTCVSTKNAAYYEHLHNNSTYKLSEMLRDKPFVSLNPSSKARMLAYLCDELLQSKAVLRAVDASLDHLNQLRKERYLMDAKIRKVRSLYQRKLRAEQTEKQQALALERMQRLVEESSGIMRSPARETPEKSETPKKESSLSPEDKPGTPSPYKEEEPSDKELSPLKELSKKEILNNNKEEIPVEGKDKDSVMGDDVLSDLESEGTQPEEDEDKNLSSEELSRKLEKLLRQSEQQVLQLAAASNSLRATCYGQDRYWRRYWSLGKCGGVLVEGMESAQSEIMAYHEKLEDAKINGVKFESKQEIKSEDIKTEENQDKVSDAEAEQELRSIKSELNLSDKTQIIKYEPNKIVCKVEGIKMEEKYIQQKSHEEEDMLDIEDSIPTAFLVQKPSHKPLFASQAEPVDKPQDIIKLENPAKTEPIDKEQEEPKDSLVNNLEELRKMAEAVSSQLDAAKKAENEIKEEKQEQQDMETDSANTHLYSKMLDGKWFSILRHENAFLNNINEEKYDVPKYCDNEHTCSEIIQCQGHKWDVSNNLHLLNDPSLFTLNSMVTSVQVPCNNVYADSSLTLSGLDQDMMDATLNNTEMEVEETKEPENDLEKELQADSTKADLATQKAKASGLNSLGLLNFNALSTYVTCDSPPPIQMSPDELDQLEHCKIHGLPKKVDGNFVPKDLRHGWWRITESEQMKQVLDSLHPRGVRERELHASLIQHLPTVNNKLYIDKGDTSLTQLSVSPLDTTDYTPPDEPGSFCANTARRVDMALLSMVEALEERVVAASMQVKGWRPSCLPLAPDASGAEIVAWARHQLAQLEAHVERRYLKPPLVQRYASTNDANLGAMLQSEHGNASATSPQNSENNEGKETRGIARGLSTWRDAVSRCNTAAQLAMLLHALESHIAWDKSIMKANCQFCLCGDNEDQLLLCDGCDKGYHTYCFKPRMDKIPEGDWYCWECVNKARGERVCIVCGAGTGAGRLVPCALCVRAYHADCHYPPLLKNPRGKWYCAQCISRAPPKKPRKSNKRDSKHKDMSNIDLDASMVPSPAPSHASTSTTAEECTPSVLHTPEKDHDKMEENVEHENGHNVSELPLPMPEDGTPEKHRALQFVAGNGAIPHEEPHVDGHENHEAENAPLLSRAKKEKSTAKKLNKELQFCKNLLCDMECHEHAWPFLIPVNTKQFPQYKKVIKCPMDLSTIRRKLQESGYKCKEEFASDVRLIFSNCEIFNEDDSPCGRAGHSMRQFFETRWAQI, from the exons cCTACTGGGGTCGAGATGGTGCCAGCAATGCGGCAGCTGCGCAAGCGCAGGCGCAGGCGCAAGCCGCACTCTTCGGCTTTGGCTCCCGCTACCCGCCACCCACCACGCTCGGTGTCGCAGCCAACCAGGCGGCATCACTTGGACTACATCCCGCTGCTA GTGCAGCATGGTGGTCCATGGCCTCGCACTTGGCGGCCCAGGATTACTTAGCGCGATTGCAGGCTACTGGACTTAACCTATCTCCATTAAACGACCCCTATGCAGCCCTTTCCGCTCTTTCGGGCTCCGGTCTTAAACAGAATAAGCCGCCAAAACAGCCTAGCAGAAATGAAAG atcAGGACGTACTAGTACATCTTCGAGTATGTCATCGAAAGACAAAACTCCCGCAACAAGTACCAACTCGCAACATAATATGAACGATTGGG cATCTACATATGGTTTCCCCAAAACCTCGTCTCCATCAACAATGGCGTCGCAGTCCCTCTCCAGCTTGGCCTCCCTCAATAACCTAGCCCAGCAACCGCTGCAAAGCAAATCCTCCAGTAAACAGCCACAACCACCCCCAAATA GAAAGTCATCAACGAAAGAGAAAGATCGAGATTTATCTGTATTGCGAAGTGAGTTAATGTTAGCCCAGGCTGCTGCTCAAGGCGCGTATCACGCTGCCGTAGCAGCTGCCGCTAAGGGAAAG AACATGCCTCTACCTTATCCTTTCGGAATGCCCGGTTCAGAGAAGGACAGACGTAGTGGCATTGATTCCTTGACTGGCCTACCACATAATTTACTcag tgATCCAGCGTCAGTGTTGGGTGGAGTGAGGCTTCCACCAGACACAGAAATTATCAAGTATACCTCTTCATTAACGGGACCTAAG GTTCCGGCGGGGTCAACTAACCGTGGTCGCAAAAAGACTATTTCATTGGACCCGCCTCACGTATCTCTTCACCCGTCCAGTGATAGAAGCACCCCGCTACCTAATAAGAGGCAGAAAGTT gaTGAGTATGGCAATTCAAGATCATCGGTGGAGGTGATTAGACTGCCAAATAAACCAGACAGATCATCAAATTCTTTATCAGCCACTCCACCACCCAATCTCTCAGATTATGctg GTATTTCAAGGGAACTACTACAAACTATAGCAAGTCAAAGTGGAGTTAGTTTAGCGGCGCTTGAACGGCAGTTAGCTGGTGCCAACCCGACTGACTCGGGACTAAACTTAAGTGTCAAGTCTGGTACAGAAGATACTCCAATGGACCTAGGTGCCAAATCTACTGAGGACGATGCGCCTTTAAATTTATCCTTAAAACCTACGCCAC CAAATTCACAAGCATCGGATGCATTATCAAGACTTACATCGCTTAGCAGCTCACTCAGTGCGTCAAATGAAAGAATAT CACGTCGTAAGCCTGGCGCAAAACCGCGACGTGTAGCTCCCGAACCCAATGAATGCCCTCGACCACGTTCCAGTGGGAGTGAGGACAGTGAAT ccGTGCCTCCCTGGCCTACTCGGGAGGGACGTCCGCGTAACCTAGGGCGTGGCGTAAGCAAGCCCAAGAAGAATACCGTCGCATCACTTCTTGCGCAAAGTCGCGCCCTTGGCTTACGGCCTGCGCTCGCGCAACAGTTATTAGGAGAGACTGATTTG GAGAAACTACGTGCGTTAGTGGGCGAAGGGGCGAGTACGGACTCTGAATGCCAGCAGTCTGATAGCAATCCATCCGACTCGGACGCAAGTGATTCAGGCAGGAAGCTAGATGCGTTACTACGGCTGCCTTTGGCTTTAG GTTGGAAGCGGGTGACAGTAATAAAGGGTCTGTCTCGTAACTGCAATATTAAGGGTGATGTGAGTTATTCCCCACCAGAGCCTCACACCGCTCTTCATATCAAGTCCACTCAGGAGTTACAGAAT TACCTAGACGCTAACCCGTGTCCGGCATTATCGCTGGATAACTTCAGCTTCAGTTCGCGAACAGTTTTAGGAGAGTACGTCCAGACGTCCGCCGATACGGACCCCATAATCTTTACTGAAACTGACATCTCCAAGag GCTAGAGGAAGCCCGAGCATTGGCAGCGTTAGCTGGGCCTAGGTCTACGCCCCCGCCCGTAGAAAGGCGAATAGAACTCGCACGAAGACAACAAGCAGCAAGGGACGCTAGGAGGGATGCATCTCATAGAAATCGGGATCAG GCCCGCCTAGTTCGTGAATACGAACGTTCTGAAAAGGCTGAACTAGTTAAACGGGAAAAAGAGGTCAGAAGTCAACAGTTAGTAGAG CATATCAacaaaaatagaacacaattGACAATCGAAGCGCTGCCAATGAAAGACGAATGGAAAGTACCAGAAACAATATTACCGCCAAAAAAAGATAGAACTATGCCACAGATTAGCCTATCCTTAATACCAGTGAGCGGGAAAGATTCGCCaatcaaaacattaaattacgaACAAGGTATTTGGAAAGAGGAATCCGAAGAATACAATGCCTTGGACAAAATGAAAGACTTTGCTGAAAAGGCCGCCTTCGATCTACCAAAAAGGCCTAATGATAAAATCTTCGACATCTCACTCGTTGCGGCAGCTGAAAAGGCTAGAAAAAAAGAACAAGCCCAACCAGTTggagaaaataatttagagAAATTGATTAACTCTTATTCGCGGATATCGGAGTTTATAAACGGCTGTGATTGGTCCAAAAATAACGATAAGCAAGACCAAAAGAGCTTAGAACAGAAGTATTTAGACGCTAAAAACGAGTTTATGTCCCAAAATCTCATGTTGATGCCCAAAGACCAGAAAAAAGATGTCATCGACCTCAGTGGTGACGAGGATATTTTAGctgacataaataaaaaattatctaaaggCACGTTCAATGTGGGAAAAGATGGCGCCTTATCTATATCTGTTCAGCCGTTCGCGAAGGACGTTTACAGTCCG GCTAAGAAACGAAAGCAAGAGGATGCTGAAAAACAGAAAAATGAGGAACAGACGAAAAGACAacag gaGAGAGAAATAAAAAGACATCAGGCGATGTTACTCAAGGAGCAG GAACGTGAAAGAAGACGTCAACACACAACGTTTATCAGACAACTTGACTCGAGAAGAAGGTGGGAAGAAAGAGAACGAAGAAAACACCAGAATCTTTTAGACCGATTGTTAGTTAAAGAGAAGAAGTTACAGCAAAGACGTAAAGAGATGGAGCTGTTGTCTGAATTGAG GAGACCACAAGAAGACTCATCCCTGTCAGACCAGAAGCCGCTTCCCAACCTGGACAGGATACAAGGTCTCAAAGTCTCGGGGCAGGCCTTCGCTGATCTCCTACAAGTTTATGAGTTCCTACACAACTTTGGACAAGCGCTTGGTATTG ATGTTGAAGCGCTGCCAACATTAGACACACTACAGCAGGGTCTTATACCAGACTACAACCAAGAAGCTGAAAATGAGCTCATAATAGTTCTGACTAGACTTTTAGTTCTCTCAATTG AGGATCCGGGTATACCGCACCCGGGACGACATACAACGCTGCTGGGTCAGGCGATACGTCTCGGTGATATACGGCCTGAAAATCTCAGCGAGGTGCTGCGCATATACCTTTATGCTAACGCTACGGGCGAGGTTAAGGCTTTGACGG GACTAACAGTGGAAAGAGAACGAGAACGTCGTGTTGCTGATCATCATCAGAGCGATGCTGAGATGCAACAAACCTGCGTGAGCACCAAAAACGCGGCATACTACGAGCATCTACACAATAATAGCACTTATAAACTATCAG AAATGCTTCGAGACAAACCCTTCGTCTCGCTAAACCCGAGTAGTAAGGCGCGAATGTTGGCATATCTTTGTGACGAGCTACTACAAAGCAAGGCCGTCCTAAGGGCAGTGGATGCTTCATTAGACCACCTCAACCAGCTTCGAAAGGAGAGATACCTCATGGATGCTAAAATACGGAA AGTTCGATCACTCTACCAACGCAAGTTACGGGCGGAACAAACTGAGAAGCAACAAGCTCTAGCATTGGAGAGAATGCAGCGGCTGGTAGAAGAAAGTTCTGGAATTATGCGTTCACCTGCTCGTG AAACTCCAGAAAAGTCAGAAACACCGAAAAAAGAGTCATCTCTCTCACCAGAGGACAAACCCGGTACACCATCCCCATACAAGGAAGAGGAGCCAAGTGACAAGGAACTGTCGCCCTTAAAAGAGCTGAGCAAAAAGGAGattttaaacaacaataaagAAGAAATTCCGGTGGAAGGAAAGGACAAAGATAGCGTTATGGGTGACGATGTATTGAGCGATTTGGAGAGTGAAGGGACACAGCCTGAAGAG GACGAAGACAAGAATCTATCATCTGAAGAGTTATCAAGGAAATTAGAGAAATTGTTACGACAATCCGAACAGCAGGTGTTGCAACTTGCCGCCGCTTCCAATTCATTGAGGGCCACGTGTTATGGACAAGACAG gtATTGGCGTCGTTACTGGTCCTTGGGCAAATGTGGAGGTGTTTTGGTGGAAGGTATGGAGTCAGCTCAATCCGAAATTATGGCGTATCATGAGAAACTAGAGGATGCTAAAATTAACGGCGTCAAATTCGAATCAAAac AAGAAATAAAATCTGAAGATATTAAGACTGAGGAAAACCAAGACAAGGTGTCTGATGCTGAAGCTGAACAGGAACTCCGGAGTATCAAGAGTGAACTTAACCTCAGTGACAAGACTCAGATTATCAAATATGAACccaataaaattgtttgtaaggTTGAAG gaATAAAAATGGAAGAGAAATACATCCAACAAAAGAGCCACGAGGAAGAAGACATGTTGGACATTGAAGATTCCATTCCGACCGCATTTTTAGTACAAAAACCTTCACATAAACCGCTCTTTGCAAGTCAAGCCGAGCCCGTAGACAAACCACAGGATATAATTAAACTTGAAAATCCCGCCAAAACGGAACCAATCGACAAAGAACAGGAAGAGCCTAAAGACTCGCTAGTCAACAATTTGGAGGAACTCCGCAAAATGGCGGAAGCCGTATCTTCACAATTGGACGCGGCTAAGAAAGCAGAAAATGAGATCAAAGAAGAAAAACAAGAACAGCAGGACATGGAAACAGATTCCGCGAATACGCATCTATATTCAAAGATGTTGGACGGAAAATGGTTCTCCATACTGCGGCATGAGAACgctttcttaaataatataaacgaaGAGAAATATGACGTACCTAAATATTGTGATAACGAACACACATGTAGTGAAATCATACAATGCCAGGGTCATAAATGGGACGTCTcaaataatttgcatttaTTAAATGACCCGAGTTTGTTCACACTAAATAGTATGGTGACGAGTGTACAGGTGCCGTGTAATAATGTGTATGCGGATTCTAGTCTAACATTGTCAGGCTTGGACCAAGACATGATGGACGCCACTTTGAATAATACAGAAATGGAAGTCGAGGAGACGAAGGAACCG GAAAATGATTTGGAAAAAGAACTCCAAGCGGACTCCACAAAAGCGGACCTTGCCACTCAAAAGGCGAAAGCTTCTGGTCTAAATAGCCTAGGGCTTCTAAACTTCAATGCCTTATCGACGTATGTCACCTGCGATTCACCACCTCCGATACAAATGTCGCCTGACGAACTGGACCAGCTGGAGCACTGTAAAATTCATGGCTTGCCTAAGAAGGTGGATGGAAATTTTGTTCCTAAAGATCTAAG acATGGCTGGTGGAGAATAACAGAATCGGAACAAATGAAACAAGTGCTTGACTCGTTACACCCACGTGGAGTGAGAGAGAGGGAACTACATGCGTCGCTTATCCAACATCTACCCACAGTTAATAATAAG cTTTATATTGACAAAGGTGACACATCTTTAACGCAACTGTCAGTGTCACCTCTAGATACCACAGATTATACACCACCTGACGAACCTGGCTCATTCTGTGCTAATACTGCAAGGAGGGTCGATATGGCTTTGTTATCTATG GTGGAAGCCCTAGAAGAAAGAGTGGTAGCTGCCTCTATGCAAGTAAAGGGCTGGCGTCCGAGCTGTTTGCCCCTTGCCCCAGACGCCTCCGGGGCAGAAATAGTCGCCTGGGCGCGTCACCAACTTGCCCAACTCGAAGCTCACGTGGAGAGGCGATATTTGAAACCGCCCCTGGTACAAAGGTACGCTAG tacAAACGACGCTAACCTCGGAGCGATGCTGCAAAGTGAACACGGTAATGCATCTGCTACGTCTCCGCAAAATTCAGAGAACAATGAGGGAAAAG AAACTCGTGGCATTGCCCGTGGTCTCTCAACATGGCGTGATGCAGTATCTCGGTGTAACACGGCCGCACAACTCGCGATGTTGCTTCATGCGCTGGAGTCGCATATTGCGTGGGACAAGAGTATTATGAAGGCT AATTGTCAGTTCTGTCTGTGTGGTGACAATGAGGATCAGCTGTTGTTATGCGATGGTTGTGATAAAGGCTATCATACATATTGCTTTAAACCGAGGATGGACAAAATACCTGAAGGAGATTG GTACTGCTGGGAGTGCGTGAACAAGGCCCGTGGGGAGCGCGTGTGCATCGTGTGCGGGGCGGGGACGGGCGCGGGTAGACTCGTGCCTTGCGCCTTATGCGTACGCGCATACCACGCAGACTGTCATTATCCTCCATTGCTCAAG aatccTCGCGGCAAGTGGTATTGCGCTCAGTGCATATCGCGAGCTCCACCCAAGAAACCGCGTAAATCAAACAAACGCGACTCCAAACATAAGGACATGTCTAACATTGATCTAGACGCGTCTATGGTACCCAG TCCAGCGCCATCTCACGCATCAACATCGACAACTGCGGAGGAATGTACTCCTAGCGTGTTACATACACCTGAGAAGGACCACGACAAAATGGAAGAAAATGTTGAACATGAAAATggacataatg TATCAGAGCTACCATTACCAATGCCTGAGGATGGTACACCGGAAAAGCATCGCGCTCTTCAGTTTGTGGCCGGGAATGGCGCCATACCACACGAAGAACCACATGTTGATG GACATGAAAATCACGAAGCGGAGAACGCCCCCTTACTGTCTCGTGCAAAGAAAGAAAAGAGCACAGCGAAAAAACTGAATAAGGAACTACAGTTTTGCAA AAACCTTCTTTGCGATATGGAATGCCACGAGCACGCTTGGCCGTTCTTGATTCCAGTCAACACCAAACAGTTCCCGCAGTACAAGAAAGTCATTAAGTGTCCAATGGACTTGTCCACTATCCGAAGGAAGCTTCAGGAGTCAGG atacAAATGCAAGGAAGAATTCGCATCGGACGTACGCCTCATATTTAGCAATTGTGAGATTTTCAACGAAGATGATAGTCCGTGTGGCCGAGCCGGACACAGCATGCGACAATTCTTCGAGACGCGCTGGGCGCAGATATGA